The Leptolyngbya sp. CCY15150 genome contains a region encoding:
- a CDS encoding DUF370 domain-containing protein, whose amino-acid sequence MDIRLINIGFGNIVSANRVVAIVSPESAPIKRLITDARERGQLVDATYGRRTRAVIVMDFGHVILSAIQPETVANRFVTPKDTAPKDG is encoded by the coding sequence ATGGATATTCGGCTCATTAATATCGGATTTGGCAATATTGTCTCTGCCAATCGAGTCGTGGCGATCGTTAGCCCCGAATCTGCTCCCATTAAACGCTTAATTACAGACGCCCGAGAACGGGGACAGTTGGTCGATGCCACCTATGGTCGCCGCACAAGGGCCGTGATTGTTATGGATTTTGGGCACGTTATTTTATCGGCTATCCAACCAGAAACCGTCGCCAATCGCTTTGTCACCCCCAAAGATACTGCCCCCAAAGATGGTTGA